TTATATCAAAGGCCCCCAAGATTGTCCCCCATTTGGCAACTCTCCCCGTATAATCAACTTTTTGCAATAAAGACTGCAAGGGGAGTTGACTTAGAACTACAATGGTGGGTGCCTGAAAGTAATgggtgttaggacatatgtgtttcacatgttaagaacagaTGTCATGAttctatgtaattggcttatcctttgacaaaacgcactttacttgtatttgggtagatttagaatgatttaaatacttcaagaaactttgtttcaagataaagtattaaaactttcaagtctgttcaagaaaacaagttcagagtgcaaaattattaaagctcaacagctggCTCGACAactgtatctatcgagcttaaggaagttgTTCTTTATTCGGTGTGCttgacacctgctcgacagctgctcgacacctactatctgtcgagatttaagattgtcagaattccaatatgattttcttgggattcatgaatgtgtctttgggttttcttttctcctaaccctagacatataaaaggatcagtttaagggccgtcaaagtgttcacaagttgcacaagttttgagcaaactctgttcaagcaaattgtgaccggagacgaagttcttaccctagttcatttctttctcttgaagaagttgctgtgtatgtgcactgtaaggttttgtgaccaagcatcttcttgatctttatcgtgtagatgaactgaagaactttgcaaccaacatccttcttagttggtgattgaagtcgtatactgggatccgcgcaattggttagtcatgtacttgagAGTCGTGCATCtaaaaggggaactgtcactacagaacaagtccaattgggtattggggtaagggttcaactgtaggttaataaggtacttggattcctttacttgtaactgcttgttgtgataatagtagagtttcaggagtggtgacttgaaaatcaacCAGTGGGGGTTTtgtcgttaggttttccccattcgtaaacaaatcatcgtgttatttattttctgctgcataattattttattggtgatttgtttatactaccacgcgtttgcatgataaattgattaattaataacttggctaattaattaattaatttctatcacaatgggtcattcagtttgtggcctatcaataGGGAAGCTTCCTCATAGTGTGCACCACTACCAAGATGGCCTTTTCGAAAAGCAAGTAGCAAATTTCAACTTCGTGCAGAGATTTACTCGCATAATAGACTGACCTCTGTACTCCTTCCTCCACTCTCACTAGTACTAAGTTGACTGCATGTGAAGCCATAACAATATAAGCGAAGAGGACTTCTTCCCTTTTGAGTCTCGACATAATGGGTGGCCAAGAAAGATAATCCTTCAGCTGTTGGAAGGCAAGAGCACACTCCTCATTCCATTCGAACCCCTTCTATTTGTGCAACAGCTAGAAAAATGGTCTACATCTATTTGTTGACCTAGATATAAATCTGTTAAAGGCAGCCATCATCCCTGTTAGTTTTTGCACTTCCTTCGGATTCTAAGGTGGTTGTAGATCATTAATCACTTTGATTTAATCAAGATTAACCTCAATTCCATGATGCGTGACCATATAACCCAAAAACTTGCTCAGGTTaacaccaaaagaacacttaGAAGCATTAAGGCATAACTTGTGCCTCCTCAACACTTTAAAAATATCTCCTTGTCCTTCAAATGCTCAGCGACCACCCtgctcttcacaaccatatcatcaatataaacCTCAATATTCTTGCCTAGTTGGGACTCAaacattcttgtcatcatcctttgataggtagaTCCAACATTCTTCAATTtgaaaggcatcaccttataatgataattcccaATAGGTGTAAGAAAAGCAATCTTCTCCTGGTCGGCCAAAGCTAGTGGAATTTGTTGGTACCCctgaaaggcatccaaaaagctcatctGAGAATGTTCAATGGTAGCATTTACTAATTGGTCTATTTAGGGCATTGGGAAGGGATTCTTAAGGCAAGCTTTGTTTAGATCTGTGAAATCTACACACACCCTCCActtcccactcttcttcttcacaactattgtattggccaaccattatGGGTAAAAAGACTTCCTTTATTACCCTTGCATGCTTGAGCTTCGTTACCTCTTCTTTAACAGCCTCGGCGTGTTCCTTGGATGAGTGCCAAGGTAGTTGCTTCTTTGAGACAACATTTGGATTGACATTAAGGTGACGACATATAAAATTAGGGTCCACTCCAAGAGCTTCATAAGCGCTCCAAGAAAAGATATCCATGTTTTCGAGTAAGAAAGGCAGTAGCTCTTCCTTTTCTTGAAGAGGCAGTTGTACCCTTACTTGAAAAAACTTCTCTATGTCAGTACATATCATCACCCTTTCCAACCCCTCACATTTGGCTTCCTCACCCACAACGCATGAGGGAGTTTCCACATTCATTGGTTACTACAAAGCCCTATCCAAGGACATTAAAGGTTCGCCCCCGGATTGGTGCCTGATAGCAGTGACCAAGCATTACCGTGCCATGGCCTGGCTCCCAACAAGTTCTTCAAATTGCTCCCCAGAGGGGTACTTCACCTTTAGATGCAAAGTTGAAGACGCAGCCTTCATGGCATGAAGCCATGGTCTCGCCAAAATGGCTGTATAAGGTGAATATGCCTCCACCACAATGAAATTCACTTCCACTACTCTAGAACCCATCTGAATAGGCAACTTAACCATACCCTTAAGGACAACCATCTTCCTATCGAATCCCACCAAGGGTGAATTGTAACTGTCCAAATCCTCTGGCTTAACCCCTAGTCCCTTGTATAGATTAGGGTACATGATCTCTGCCCCACTACCCTGATCTACTAAgactctcttcacatcataaCCCCCAATTTGAATCGTTACTACCAACGCATCATCGTGGGGTTGATGAGTTCCAGCCTTATCTTCATCCAATAAACTAAGAGTTGGTTGGGCTTGCATCCTCCCTCGCTTAGCCTTAGGGGTGAGAATTTCTCTGTGCAAGTTTGATACAGACATCACCTCAGATTGATATATACTTGTTCGACCTGGAGCTGCCATAATCACATTGATTGTCCCCAAGGATGGCCGTAGATAGTTCTCCCGATGAGGGGTTGGCCCGATCTTTCCCCCTTGTGCAAATGACTAAGACAAGAACTGCTTTAATTTCTCAGCCTTGACCAACTGCTCTAGA
This genomic stretch from Quercus robur chromosome 4, dhQueRobu3.1, whole genome shotgun sequence harbors:
- the LOC126721277 gene encoding uncharacterized protein LOC126721277, with the protein product MAAPGRTSIYQSEVMSVSNLHREILTPKAKRGRMQAQPTLSLLDEDKAGTHQPHDDALVVTIQIGGYDVKRVLVDQGSGAEIMYPNLYKGLGVKPEDLDSYNSPLVGFDRKMVVLKGMVKLPIQMGSRVVEVNFIVVEAYSPYTAILARPWLHAMKAASSTLHLKVKYPSGEQFEELVGSQAMAR